A genomic region of Leptolyngbya sp. NIES-2104 contains the following coding sequences:
- a CDS encoding choice-of-anchor R domain-containing protein, whose translation MKHKTSLLPLGATGAAIVSMGWAIPAHALAVFGNNILPITNTNSTVINDSNVDPNTGQSSPQRKAVGFTTNSREWTLNTVTLGLVSLDLGDVPIVELRSNNNGDPGTTVVSLSRTTALPGNGGRRNFIFTPTATTTLSPNTTYWLYLSGGTYNWFENGPVDQDGVALEDANGNALPGDLPTALNGSGWSSQGYKFTGNGSLNWGEGNGLRNAFRIDATEITPVPFAFTPIPGLIVSGIIGGVRRARNKAKSTAEA comes from the coding sequence ATGAAACATAAAACAAGTCTCTTGCCTTTGGGTGCGACGGGAGCAGCGATCGTTTCTATGGGTTGGGCGATCCCAGCTCATGCACTAGCGGTGTTTGGCAACAACATTCTTCCGATTACTAATACCAACTCTACTGTGATTAACGATAGCAACGTTGATCCAAATACTGGACAGTCCTCTCCACAGCGAAAAGCTGTAGGCTTTACCACCAATAGTCGAGAATGGACTCTCAACACCGTCACGTTAGGATTAGTCAGCCTTGATTTGGGAGATGTTCCGATCGTCGAACTTCGCTCTAACAACAATGGCGATCCTGGAACGACTGTGGTTTCGCTGTCTCGTACAACTGCCCTGCCCGGAAATGGAGGACGGCGGAACTTCATTTTCACTCCCACGGCTACTACCACATTGTCACCCAACACAACCTACTGGCTGTATCTGAGTGGCGGTACTTACAACTGGTTTGAAAATGGTCCAGTCGATCAAGACGGTGTTGCACTCGAAGATGCAAACGGGAATGCCCTTCCTGGCGATCTGCCGACTGCGTTAAACGGCTCAGGATGGTCATCTCAGGGATACAAATTCACGGGTAATGGCTCTTTGAATTGGGGCGAGGGTAATGGTCTTAGAAACGCTTTCAGGATCGATGCCACTGAGATCACTCCAGTTCCATTTGCATTCACGCCGATTCCTGGGCTAATCGTGTCGGGAATTATCGGTGGCGTGAGACGCGCCAGAAACAAAGCGAAAAGTACGGCTGAAGCCTAG
- a CDS encoding Calvin cycle protein CP12, with amino-acid sequence MTQAKEGITIEQRLDELVNQAHSACGENGMMSGECATAWDAVEEVQAEIAHRRSDVKSTLNVYCDENPDAAECRIYDV; translated from the coding sequence ATGACTCAAGCAAAAGAAGGGATCACGATCGAACAACGCCTTGACGAATTGGTTAATCAAGCTCATTCAGCCTGTGGCGAAAACGGCATGATGTCCGGTGAATGTGCCACCGCTTGGGATGCGGTCGAAGAAGTTCAAGCTGAGATTGCCCATCGTCGATCGGATGTGAAAAGTACGCTTAACGTCTACTGCGATGAGAATCCGGATGCGGCTGAATGTCGCATTTATGACGTTTAG
- a CDS encoding tetratricopeptide repeat protein produces the protein MTEALLINLGQFDDSSISALSATTHDVEALQELLRRPDIGASRTDDVMMLANPTLRQVRETIETFCTLRDPEETALIYISGHAILNDQGQLFFPCRDTIRANLELTGYSLSELKSELEACRSHQEVVVLDCCFTGTFAKGMISDQDFQAIAQDFSSVRRALLTSPTLIDYSIEHKSKRYSTYTQFLLDALETGMADGGANQPLDGTVNVSELHSYIDKHLEYTHPALSPTLHSKGDGYAMVIVYAPYLEFRRQAIALASQGEISIVGHNILQARQVKEGIPQAVASAIREDAMLPHRLMQEKQRQFDRIREEVSQRESPLSDNTQAELLQLRQEFELPANPFATEPIPAVTFVAEPAVTQPVTEEPVAIPVEATVESDTPLESSGGNRLTQFLRERRLLRSPDEEVEPANDPASRFLQERNISPELVRLGLASLAVLALFGAVLWALFQPFPGSRPQIASAEGWFNEGTQRAQSGNRNAAIEAYTNAINLSPTPANRAANLYYNRGIEYANNGNVNAAFSDYNEAIRLDPALADAYFNRANLAARRGDKSSALKDYRVAERLYQQQNNPKAQQEAANAIRSLQQTNP, from the coding sequence ATGACAGAAGCACTATTGATTAACCTGGGACAATTTGATGATTCCAGTATTTCTGCTCTGTCTGCTACCACTCACGATGTCGAAGCCCTTCAAGAACTGCTTCGTCGTCCAGACATCGGTGCCAGTCGAACGGATGATGTCATGATGCTGGCAAATCCGACCCTCAGACAAGTTCGAGAAACGATCGAGACTTTTTGCACTCTGCGCGATCCAGAAGAAACCGCACTAATTTACATTTCTGGTCACGCCATCCTAAATGACCAAGGACAACTCTTTTTCCCTTGTCGCGATACGATTCGAGCCAATTTAGAACTTACGGGTTACTCACTTTCTGAATTAAAATCTGAACTCGAAGCTTGTCGATCGCATCAAGAAGTCGTCGTTCTCGACTGTTGTTTCACAGGCACATTTGCGAAAGGAATGATTTCAGATCAGGACTTTCAAGCGATCGCACAAGATTTCAGCAGCGTTCGTCGGGCATTACTAACTTCACCGACCTTGATCGATTATTCGATCGAACACAAATCCAAACGGTATTCTACATACACGCAATTTCTACTTGATGCTTTAGAAACTGGAATGGCGGATGGTGGCGCGAATCAGCCGCTCGATGGAACCGTTAACGTCAGCGAACTGCATTCGTACATTGATAAACATCTGGAATACACACATCCTGCACTGTCTCCCACGCTTCACAGCAAAGGAGACGGCTATGCGATGGTGATTGTGTATGCGCCTTATCTCGAATTTCGTAGACAAGCGATCGCGCTTGCAAGTCAGGGAGAAATTTCGATCGTCGGTCACAACATTCTGCAAGCGCGTCAGGTCAAAGAAGGCATTCCACAAGCGGTTGCCAGTGCGATTCGAGAAGATGCGATGTTGCCGCATCGATTGATGCAGGAAAAACAGCGACAATTCGATCGCATTCGCGAAGAAGTCAGTCAGCGGGAATCTCCACTCAGCGACAATACCCAAGCTGAGTTATTACAGCTTCGCCAAGAATTTGAACTGCCCGCGAATCCGTTTGCGACTGAACCGATTCCGGCTGTGACATTTGTGGCTGAACCTGCTGTGACTCAACCTGTAACTGAAGAACCTGTCGCGATTCCAGTTGAGGCAACCGTGGAAAGCGACACACCGCTTGAAAGTTCGGGTGGGAATCGACTGACTCAGTTTCTCCGTGAGCGGCGATTACTGCGATCGCCCGATGAAGAAGTTGAACCTGCTAATGATCCGGCTTCTCGATTTTTGCAAGAGCGCAACATTTCGCCGGAACTTGTCCGGTTAGGATTAGCAAGCTTAGCGGTGTTAGCTTTATTTGGTGCGGTGCTTTGGGCATTGTTCCAGCCTTTTCCGGGATCGCGTCCTCAGATCGCCAGTGCAGAAGGCTGGTTTAATGAAGGCACTCAGAGAGCACAATCGGGAAATCGTAATGCAGCGATCGAAGCCTACACGAATGCAATCAATCTCAGCCCGACTCCCGCCAATCGCGCCGCCAATCTCTACTACAATCGCGGCATCGAATACGCGAACAATGGCAATGTAAATGCGGCATTTTCTGACTATAACGAGGCAATCCGGCTCGATCCAGCGCTGGCAGATGCGTATTTTAATCGAGCAAATCTGGCAGCCAGACGAGGCGATAAATCCTCAGCGCTCAAAGATTATCGAGTAGCGGAACGGCTTTATCAACAGCAGAACAATCCAAAAGCGCAACAAGAAGCAGCAAACGCAATTCGATCGCTGCAACAAACTAACCCCTAA
- the miaB gene encoding tRNA (N6-isopentenyl adenosine(37)-C2)-methylthiotransferase MiaB: MTASRRYHITTFGCQMNKADSERMAGILETMGFEWSEEPNEADLILYNTCTIRDNAEQKVYSYLGRQAQRKQENPDITIVIAGCVAQQEGESLLRRVPELDLVMGPQYANQLEDLLEQVFNGNQVVATDPIHIVEDITKPRRDSEVTAWVNVIYGCNERCTYCVVPSVRGVEQSRTPEAIRAEIESLAAQGYKEITLLGQNIDAYGRDLPGATPEGRHLHTFTDLLYFVHDVEGIDRIRFATSHPRYFTERLIRACAELPKVCEHFHIPFQSGDNEVLRAMSRGYTHERYRRIIDTIREYMPDASISADAIVGFPGETEEQFQNTLKLVEDIGFDLINTAAYSPRPGTPAAIWENQLSEEVKADRLQRFNRLVSQMAAERSQRYAGRIEEVLVEAQNPKNPTQVMGRTRGNRLTFFAGSIDELRGKLVKVKITEVRPFSLTGQALIEARL; this comes from the coding sequence ATGACTGCTTCTCGTCGCTATCACATCACGACATTCGGCTGCCAAATGAACAAAGCAGACTCCGAACGCATGGCTGGAATTTTAGAAACAATGGGCTTTGAATGGTCAGAAGAACCGAATGAAGCTGATTTAATTCTCTACAATACCTGCACGATTCGCGATAATGCGGAGCAGAAAGTTTATTCGTATCTAGGACGGCAAGCGCAACGCAAACAAGAAAATCCTGATATTACGATCGTGATTGCTGGCTGTGTCGCGCAACAGGAAGGAGAGAGCCTTTTACGTCGCGTCCCGGAACTCGATCTAGTTATGGGTCCGCAATACGCGAATCAGCTCGAAGATTTGCTCGAACAAGTGTTTAACGGAAATCAGGTCGTTGCAACCGATCCGATTCACATTGTCGAAGATATTACGAAACCAAGACGCGATAGTGAAGTCACCGCGTGGGTGAATGTGATCTACGGCTGCAATGAACGCTGCACATACTGCGTGGTTCCGAGTGTGCGCGGCGTGGAACAGTCTCGCACCCCTGAAGCGATTCGGGCAGAAATTGAATCGTTAGCCGCTCAGGGTTACAAGGAAATTACGTTGCTCGGTCAGAACATTGATGCGTATGGACGCGATTTACCGGGTGCAACTCCAGAAGGGCGACACCTGCACACGTTCACGGATTTGCTCTACTTTGTGCACGATGTGGAAGGCATCGATCGCATTCGTTTCGCGACAAGCCATCCGCGTTATTTCACCGAACGATTAATTCGCGCTTGTGCTGAGTTGCCGAAGGTCTGTGAGCATTTTCATATTCCATTTCAGTCGGGTGATAATGAAGTGCTAAGGGCAATGTCTCGCGGCTATACGCACGAGCGGTATCGTCGAATTATCGATACGATTCGCGAATATATGCCCGATGCGTCGATTAGTGCCGATGCGATCGTTGGATTTCCCGGCGAAACTGAAGAGCAATTCCAAAATACGCTAAAACTCGTGGAAGACATTGGTTTTGATTTGATCAATACTGCCGCTTATTCTCCACGTCCGGGAACCCCTGCCGCAATTTGGGAGAATCAGTTATCTGAGGAAGTGAAAGCCGATCGATTACAGCGCTTCAATCGATTAGTGTCGCAAATGGCAGCCGAACGTTCTCAACGCTATGCAGGACGAATTGAGGAAGTCTTGGTCGAGGCGCAAAACCCGAAGAATCCGACTCAGGTCATGGGACGGACACGCGGCAATCGATTGACCTTTTTTGCAGGCTCGATCGACGAACTGCGCGGAAAATTAGTCAAAGTCAAAATTACCGAAGTTCGCCCATTCAGCTTGACTGGACAGGCGCTAATCGAAGCTCGGCTATAA
- a CDS encoding DUF2281 domain-containing protein, with protein sequence MLQTEILKSLQQLPEPLQQEVLHYVEFLKARYAQTPSEEKPKKRGALGSWKGKIIMSDDFDAPLEDFRDYM encoded by the coding sequence ATGTTACAAACAGAAATTCTGAAAAGCCTGCAACAACTACCTGAGCCGCTTCAGCAAGAAGTGTTGCACTACGTCGAATTTCTCAAGGCTCGATATGCTCAAACCCCTTCAGAAGAAAAGCCTAAAAAACGGGGTGCACTTGGCTCATGGAAAGGCAAAATCATCATGTCAGACGATTTTGATGCTCCGCTAGAAGATTTCAGAGACTACATGTAA
- a CDS encoding response regulator transcription factor yields MPLTILVAEDDLGTRLSISDYLECSGYSVVSAENGKDAIALLETYQPHLLVTDVSMPLMDGYELVRQVRRKPALRLLPIVFLTGRTDTDDRVRGYQLGCDVYLAKPFELPELGAIVRNLLDRSQMIGASWRSRQEFETSEAERERPSSDLKITFTDREKEVLALLSDGLSNIQIGDRLHLSSRTVEKHVSSLLRKTETSNRAELVRFAMHHHLVL; encoded by the coding sequence ATGCCCCTCACGATTCTCGTTGCTGAAGATGATTTAGGAACCCGCTTGTCGATCAGTGACTATCTAGAATGTTCGGGTTATTCTGTGGTTTCGGCTGAAAATGGCAAAGATGCGATCGCACTCCTCGAAACGTATCAGCCTCATTTGCTCGTGACCGATGTTTCGATGCCGTTAATGGATGGTTACGAATTGGTTCGTCAAGTCCGGCGAAAACCTGCATTGCGATTGTTGCCGATCGTGTTTCTAACTGGACGCACGGATACGGACGATCGCGTTCGTGGCTATCAGCTTGGCTGTGATGTTTATTTAGCGAAACCGTTTGAATTGCCGGAATTGGGGGCGATTGTGCGGAACTTGCTCGATCGTAGTCAAATGATCGGCGCGAGTTGGCGATCGAGACAAGAGTTTGAAACTTCAGAGGCAGAACGGGAAAGACCGAGTTCTGATCTGAAGATTACATTTACCGATCGCGAAAAAGAAGTATTAGCGCTCTTGAGTGATGGACTGTCAAATATTCAAATTGGCGATCGACTTCATCTGAGTTCGCGCACCGTGGAGAAGCATGTGAGTAGTTTGCTGCGGAAAACTGAGACGAGCAATCGGGCTGAATTAGTGCGGTTTGCGATGCACCATCATTTGGTGCTGTAG